A genomic window from Companilactobacillus alimentarius DSM 20249 includes:
- the dhaL gene encoding dihydroxyacetone kinase subunit DhaL, producing the protein MELNLADTKKWMNLFVEEVEKNKSNLNELDTAIGDGDHGTNMDRGMQAITAALEKKEPSDLAELYKTVAFAMIQKIGGASGPLYGTAFLDMSKKAKETADLTELIQVGTDGLKRRGQSDVGMKTMIDVWQPVATALKDNKFNQQAVDEALESTKDMVATKGRASYLEEKSRGHLDPGSQSSAYLFGALIKVIGV; encoded by the coding sequence ATGGAATTAAACTTAGCAGATACTAAAAAATGGATGAACTTATTTGTTGAAGAGGTTGAAAAGAATAAGTCTAATTTAAACGAACTTGATACGGCAATTGGTGATGGTGACCATGGAACTAATATGGATCGTGGGATGCAGGCCATTACAGCTGCACTTGAAAAAAAGGAACCCAGTGATTTGGCTGAGTTATACAAAACAGTTGCTTTTGCTATGATTCAAAAAATTGGTGGAGCTTCTGGTCCATTGTACGGGACAGCTTTTCTAGATATGTCTAAGAAAGCTAAGGAAACAGCCGATTTAACTGAATTAATTCAGGTTGGTACTGATGGTTTAAAACGTCGTGGACAATCAGATGTAGGAATGAAAACTATGATTGATGTCTGGCAACCAGTAGCGACAGCTCTAAAGGATAATAAGTTCAACCAACAAGCAGTCGATGAAGCTTTGGAATCAACTAAAGATATGGTAGCAACTAAGGGTCGTGCTAGTTATTTAGAAGAAAAGTCAAGGGGTCATCTTGATCCAGGCTCTCAATCAAGTGCTTACTTGTTTGGAGCTTTAATTAAAGTGATAGGAGTTTAG
- the dhaM gene encoding dihydroxyacetone kinase phosphoryl donor subunit DhaM — protein sequence MKYGILIVSHSADIAQGVKNLIEQAAPDLSITVAGGTDDNKIGSSLEKIQTAVDENKGDEVLAFYDLGSSKMNLEMLLEMTERKIHKYDVALVEGAYTAATLAQVEAPLSTIEENLKPLKIK from the coding sequence ATGAAATATGGGATATTGATTGTTTCACATTCAGCTGATATTGCTCAAGGAGTAAAGAATTTAATTGAACAGGCGGCTCCTGACTTGTCGATTACAGTAGCTGGTGGAACTGATGACAACAAGATTGGTTCGTCTTTAGAAAAAATTCAAACAGCGGTCGATGAAAATAAAGGTGACGAAGTTTTAGCCTTTTATGATCTAGGCAGTTCGAAGATGAATTTAGAAATGCTCTTAGAAATGACTGAACGTAAGATTCATAAGTATGATGTCGCTTTGGTTGAAGGAGCCTATACTGCTGCCACTTTGGCTCAAGTTGAGGCACCACTTTCAACGATTGAAGAAAATTTAAAACCACTAAAAATTAAATAG
- a CDS encoding TetR/AcrR family transcriptional regulator, producing the protein MVKNQIDLKKRLISEGLKIVQDKGMKNISLRQIAEKCGVTHSTPYRHFKDKNTYLAALVEQISIIFGTTMAQKVTDNMSGNAMLLQMGINFVNFAQDFPKFFDVLFLGDYVVQTKVTGHEIISDKTLPGFEEFKYAVAKLSKENNLDVDNDLQEIQLWSFIIGFALIVGKKNVVEVDSKWISKVIDEMISIYINGDKTLGEGRNEGNH; encoded by the coding sequence ATGGTGAAAAATCAAATTGATTTAAAAAAAAGATTAATTTCTGAGGGTTTAAAAATCGTTCAGGATAAAGGTATGAAAAACATTTCATTACGACAAATTGCAGAAAAATGTGGAGTGACTCATTCTACTCCTTATCGACATTTTAAAGATAAAAATACTTATCTTGCAGCCTTAGTAGAACAGATTTCGATCATCTTTGGTACAACTATGGCTCAAAAGGTAACGGATAATATGTCTGGTAATGCGATGTTATTACAGATGGGAATCAATTTTGTGAATTTTGCGCAAGATTTTCCCAAATTTTTTGACGTTTTGTTTTTAGGAGACTACGTGGTGCAAACAAAAGTTACGGGACATGAAATAATATCTGATAAGACTCTGCCTGGATTTGAAGAGTTTAAATATGCCGTCGCAAAATTATCAAAAGAAAATAATTTGGATGTGGATAATGATTTACAAGAAATCCAATTGTGGAGTTTTATTATCGGTTTTGCACTGATAGTTGGTAAAAAAAATGTGGTTGAGGTTGATTCAAAATGGATATCCAAAGTAATAGATGAAATGATTAGTATTTATATTAATGGTGATAAAACATTAGGAGAAGGAAGAAATGAAGGGAATCATTGA
- a CDS encoding NAD(P)H-dependent oxidoreductase, which yields MTTTIIYAHPYSKSFNNAILKKVSEKYKSDYRVIDLYKEEFNPVYSSNELSLFKYGETEDDKVEEYQKILKESSKLVFIFPIWWNGMPAILKGFIDKVFKMNFAYVDSPRGVEGLLTNIDSVDIVTSSKSPTWYLKFFSGNAIQKVFIKSTLKQAGIKNASWKNFGSIKKSTKKQREKFLKNL from the coding sequence ATGACAACGACTATTATTTATGCTCATCCATATAGTAAAAGTTTTAATAATGCAATATTGAAAAAGGTAAGTGAAAAATATAAATCCGACTACAGAGTAATTGATCTGTATAAAGAGGAATTTAATCCTGTTTATTCTTCAAACGAACTTTCTTTATTCAAATATGGAGAAACTGAAGATGACAAAGTTGAAGAATATCAGAAAATATTGAAAGAATCTTCAAAATTAGTATTCATTTTTCCGATTTGGTGGAATGGCATGCCGGCAATCTTAAAAGGATTTATTGATAAGGTATTTAAAATGAATTTTGCATATGTTGACTCACCAAGAGGTGTTGAAGGACTATTAACAAATATAGATTCAGTCGATATTGTGACTTCTTCAAAGTCCCCAACATGGTATTTAAAATTTTTTTCAGGAAATGCAATTCAGAAGGTTTTTATTAAATCAACCTTGAAACAAGCAGGTATAAAAAATGCCTCATGGAAGAATTTTGGTTCAATAAAAAAAAGTACAAAAAAACAACGTGAAAAATTTTTGAAAAATCTCTAA
- a CDS encoding gamma-glutamyl-gamma-aminobutyrate hydrolase family protein, producing the protein MGRLIGITADVYLGATDVINQKLMDFVPRPLVDGVIAAGGIPVGLPNLPVDKVNQLIENLDGIIFPGGPDIDPSFMGQEPIPELGVTNRNRDLFEIALIRTAVAKKIPIFGICRGAEMIDVALGGTLYQDLGSQYSGKLIQHKQQAPGDQPTHFVRVDFNSRLYKSIGDNVFVNSRHHQAIKSVANGLKVVATASDGVIEAIENDDASIQAVQWHPENLWKKDSQQLTMLRNFVERTDIKVI; encoded by the coding sequence ATGGGCAGACTGATTGGTATTACGGCAGATGTTTATTTAGGGGCAACAGATGTGATCAATCAAAAATTAATGGATTTTGTACCACGTCCGCTTGTTGACGGGGTAATAGCTGCAGGCGGAATCCCAGTGGGATTACCAAATTTACCAGTTGATAAGGTTAATCAATTGATTGAAAATCTAGATGGAATAATTTTCCCAGGGGGTCCAGATATTGATCCAAGCTTTATGGGACAAGAACCCATACCAGAATTAGGAGTAACCAATCGTAATCGAGATTTGTTTGAAATTGCATTGATTCGGACGGCTGTGGCTAAAAAGATTCCCATTTTTGGCATTTGTCGAGGAGCGGAAATGATAGATGTGGCTCTGGGTGGTACGCTTTATCAAGACCTAGGTAGTCAGTATTCAGGGAAATTGATTCAGCATAAACAACAAGCACCAGGGGATCAACCAACACACTTTGTCCGTGTGGATTTTAACTCGCGGCTTTATAAGTCAATCGGCGACAATGTCTTTGTTAACTCCAGACACCACCAAGCTATTAAGTCAGTAGCTAATGGCTTAAAGGTTGTTGCCACAGCATCAGATGGCGTAATTGAAGCAATTGAAAATGACGATGCTAGTATCCAAGCCGTTCAATGGCACCCCGAGAATTTATGGAAAAAAGATTCCCAACAGTTAACGATGTTGAGAAATTTTGTAGAACGGACAGATATTAAAGTAATTTAA
- the ribD gene encoding bifunctional diaminohydroxyphosphoribosylaminopyrimidine deaminase/5-amino-6-(5-phosphoribosylamino)uracil reductase RibD — MNKFMELAFQEARKGKSTWLNPLVGAVIVKNQKVIGLGHHETFGHEHAEINALKSLTSISDAKGATLFVTLEPCSHVGKTPPCVQKIFDVGITKVVIGQVDPNPIVSGRGIKYLENHNIQVENLNIKTDLNTAYEFFYREQRPLITIKYAMTLDGKINRDSVKRSLISNHESYLDSQKLRANNQVILIGENTLKLDNPRLTVREEAKLFPPIRAILVRDLKTINKDLKIFQNEAPIWFFTEKQTDQIFPNNVKVLVGNWTPESIITYLAEQKLQSILIEGGSHIQADFMQAKLVDKLIIYLANRVFGTGLSAVSGQTIKGLEFSKPIVKSLDSDLKITVWRKR, encoded by the coding sequence TTGAATAAATTTATGGAATTAGCTTTTCAAGAAGCTAGGAAAGGGAAAAGCACTTGGTTGAATCCTTTAGTTGGGGCCGTCATCGTGAAAAATCAAAAGGTCATTGGTTTAGGTCATCATGAAACCTTTGGTCATGAACATGCGGAAATCAATGCGTTAAAGAGCTTGACAAGTATTTCAGACGCCAAAGGGGCAACTTTGTTTGTCACTTTAGAGCCATGTTCACATGTTGGGAAGACGCCACCATGTGTTCAAAAAATATTTGATGTAGGCATCACCAAGGTGGTAATTGGTCAAGTTGATCCCAATCCAATCGTTAGTGGACGGGGGATAAAATACCTAGAGAATCATAATATTCAAGTTGAGAATTTGAATATTAAAACAGATTTAAATACCGCTTATGAATTCTTTTATCGTGAGCAGCGTCCGTTGATTACGATAAAGTATGCAATGACCCTAGATGGGAAAATCAATCGTGATAGCGTAAAACGTTCCCTAATATCAAATCACGAATCGTATTTAGATTCACAGAAATTACGAGCAAATAATCAAGTGATTTTGATTGGCGAGAATACGTTGAAATTGGATAACCCACGATTAACTGTCCGAGAGGAAGCTAAGTTATTTCCACCGATTCGAGCAATTTTAGTGCGAGATCTTAAAACGATTAATAAAGATTTAAAGATATTTCAAAATGAGGCACCTATCTGGTTTTTCACAGAGAAACAGACAGACCAAATTTTTCCTAATAACGTCAAAGTATTAGTCGGCAATTGGACTCCAGAAAGCATAATCACGTATTTGGCAGAGCAAAAACTCCAATCAATTCTCATCGAAGGTGGCAGTCACATCCAAGCCGATTTCATGCAGGCTAAATTAGTTGACAAGCTGATTATTTATTTGGCTAATCGGGTTTTTGGAACAGGCTTATCGGCAGTTTCTGGTCAAACAATTAAGGGTTTGGAGTTTTCTAAACCAATAGTGAAATCGCTAGATTCGGATTTAAAAATAACTGTCTGGAGGAAACGGTAA
- the ribE gene encoding riboflavin synthase: protein MFTGIVKDIGRVISIRQEKDDFTLEIAHHLESIELGSSVAINGVCLTVTSFSPRIFQVEVMPETIKRTNIGELATEDLVNLEPALKPTTELGGHFVQGHIDTTGKLLNKTTDQNAQLLEFSITAQYQKYIVEKGSIAIDGVSLTVISVKKDSFQVGIIPYTSNETILGKLEVGQTVNLETDILGKYIYQDLERGYENVK, encoded by the coding sequence ATGTTTACAGGAATTGTTAAGGATATTGGACGAGTGATTTCGATTAGGCAGGAAAAGGACGACTTTACTTTAGAAATTGCCCATCATTTAGAATCAATTGAGTTGGGTAGTAGCGTTGCTATCAACGGAGTTTGCCTGACTGTGACAAGTTTTTCACCGAGAATATTTCAAGTTGAGGTTATGCCTGAGACGATTAAACGGACTAATATCGGCGAATTGGCAACTGAGGATTTGGTCAATTTAGAGCCAGCTTTAAAACCGACAACGGAATTGGGAGGACATTTTGTACAAGGGCATATTGATACGACTGGTAAATTGCTGAACAAAACGACTGATCAAAATGCTCAATTATTGGAGTTTTCAATCACAGCACAGTATCAAAAATATATAGTTGAAAAAGGGTCAATTGCTATTGATGGTGTGAGTTTAACTGTTATTTCAGTTAAAAAGGACTCTTTTCAAGTAGGGATAATTCCTTATACCAGTAATGAAACAATTTTAGGCAAATTAGAAGTTGGACAGACTGTCAACTTGGAGACAGATATTTTGGGAAAGTACATCTATCAAGACTTGGAACGGGGTTACGAAAATGTCAAATAA
- a CDS encoding bifunctional 3,4-dihydroxy-2-butanone-4-phosphate synthase/GTP cyclohydrolase II: MSNNQSILKVEQALKDLQQGKLIIVADSTEREAEGDMIGLADFVSPENVNYMIQNARGLLCVPMSSAVARKLDLNLMSQSHDAFHTAFTISTDSKMTTTGISAFDRAKTIKALADSNNPKDFYHPGHIFPLIAADDGVLERDGHTEAAVDLARLTHATPVAYICEVVKDNGKMARRADLKAFAQKENLTLITIEDIINYRFEKDSTVLKSVSDVDLPTKFGHFRLKTLTFKDEPILVIYKGKIENQEDLLVRIHSECFTGDILGSKRCDCGQQLEQSLIKIEKNGSGMLIYLHQEGRGIGLINKLKAYQLQDQGLDTVEANLKLDLPADKRDYRMVVAILKRLKVGSIELLTNNPDKVKQLENLGIKVKRVALEMKPNSSDQKYLETKKHKFHHLLNEVD, from the coding sequence ATGTCAAATAATCAATCAATTTTAAAAGTTGAGCAAGCTTTAAAAGATTTACAACAAGGGAAACTAATTATTGTTGCCGATTCGACTGAACGTGAGGCTGAGGGCGATATGATTGGCTTAGCTGATTTTGTTTCACCAGAAAATGTTAACTATATGATTCAAAATGCTCGTGGCTTACTCTGTGTTCCGATGAGTTCTGCAGTGGCAAGGAAGTTAGATTTGAATTTAATGTCCCAATCACACGACGCTTTTCACACTGCATTCACAATTAGTACTGACAGTAAGATGACTACCACAGGAATCTCGGCTTTTGATCGTGCTAAAACGATTAAAGCTTTGGCAGATTCAAACAATCCCAAGGACTTTTATCATCCCGGTCATATATTCCCTTTAATTGCTGCTGATGATGGAGTTTTAGAGCGAGACGGTCATACAGAAGCAGCGGTTGATTTGGCAAGATTAACTCATGCAACTCCGGTTGCTTACATTTGTGAAGTAGTTAAGGATAACGGCAAAATGGCCAGGAGAGCTGATTTGAAAGCTTTCGCTCAAAAAGAGAACTTAACTTTAATAACGATTGAAGACATCATCAACTATCGTTTTGAAAAAGATTCTACTGTTTTGAAGTCAGTATCAGATGTCGATTTACCTACTAAATTTGGACACTTTCGCTTAAAGACTCTGACTTTTAAAGATGAACCAATTTTAGTGATTTATAAAGGCAAAATTGAGAATCAAGAGGATCTTTTAGTACGAATTCATTCGGAATGTTTTACAGGTGATATTTTAGGATCTAAAAGATGTGATTGTGGGCAACAATTGGAACAGTCTTTGATAAAAATTGAAAAAAACGGTAGTGGTATGTTGATTTATTTACATCAAGAAGGTCGTGGAATCGGTTTGATCAATAAATTAAAAGCCTATCAATTACAAGATCAAGGGCTAGATACAGTTGAAGCTAATTTGAAGTTAGATTTACCAGCCGATAAACGAGATTATCGAATGGTAGTGGCAATTTTAAAGAGATTAAAGGTTGGTTCAATAGAGTTATTGACTAATAATCCGGATAAAGTAAAGCAACTGGAGAATCTAGGAATAAAAGTTAAGCGAGTTGCCTTAGAAATGAAGCCTAATTCGAGTGATCAAAAATATTTAGAAACTAAAAAACATAAATTTCATCATTTATTAAACGAGGTAGATTAG
- the ribH gene encoding 6,7-dimethyl-8-ribityllumazine synthase translates to MREINGKLDGKGLKIAIVVAKFNELVTNKLLDGATSKLKQLNVSDITVVKVPGAMEVPRIVKMLSKSNSFDGIIALGAVIKGETAHFDYVCAESAAGVSQVSLQGDVPVMYGILTTENMSQALNRAGGKAGNKGSECSVDVVEMVNTERALQKEFY, encoded by the coding sequence ATGCGAGAAATTAACGGTAAATTAGATGGTAAAGGTTTGAAAATAGCAATCGTTGTAGCTAAGTTCAATGAACTTGTCACCAATAAATTATTGGATGGCGCCACATCCAAATTAAAGCAGTTAAATGTGTCCGACATAACGGTGGTAAAAGTTCCTGGTGCAATGGAAGTTCCACGAATCGTGAAGATGTTGTCTAAAAGTAACTCTTTTGACGGTATCATCGCTTTAGGAGCAGTCATTAAAGGTGAGACAGCACATTTTGATTATGTCTGCGCTGAATCGGCAGCCGGAGTCAGTCAGGTATCATTGCAAGGGGATGTTCCGGTAATGTACGGTATCTTGACAACTGAAAATATGTCACAAGCTTTGAATCGAGCAGGTGGAAAGGCCGGCAATAAAGGTAGTGAATGCAGTGTTGACGTCGTGGAAATGGTGAATACCGAAAGAGCTTTGCAAAAAGAATTTTACTAA
- a CDS encoding aldo/keto reductase, with protein MKYITFNHQNTSAIGIGTWHLGEGNQTKTESEMQAIKYGLDRGINLIDTAEMYGDGLSETLIGKVIKNYQRDNFQLVSKFYPFHATPKLIEQSLKNSLKRLQTDYLDLYLLHWRGNTPLTETVSGLEKMVQAGLIKNWGVSNFDLDDLKELSATKDGSHCRINEDLYNIASRGIEYSILPWQKEHGMSFVGYSPFGSDGGQFLKIKPIIQQMAKDKGITPYQLLLAWVIRNHDLLSIPKTASVEHMQSNIKAVDVQFTTDELQLLDQSYPKPTSETTLETI; from the coding sequence TTGAAATATATTACTTTTAATCACCAAAATACTTCCGCCATCGGTATCGGAACTTGGCATCTTGGTGAAGGTAACCAAACCAAAACTGAATCAGAAATGCAAGCTATCAAATATGGTCTTGATCGCGGAATTAATTTGATCGACACTGCCGAAATGTACGGTGATGGACTCTCTGAAACTTTGATCGGCAAGGTTATTAAAAATTACCAGCGTGACAATTTTCAGCTGGTTTCAAAATTCTATCCTTTCCACGCTACACCAAAATTAATTGAGCAGAGTCTTAAAAATAGTCTCAAGAGACTACAGACTGATTATTTGGACCTATACTTACTCCACTGGCGTGGCAATACTCCACTAACAGAAACTGTTTCAGGTCTAGAAAAAATGGTCCAAGCTGGTTTGATTAAGAACTGGGGCGTCTCTAACTTCGACTTAGATGACCTAAAGGAATTATCAGCTACTAAAGATGGTTCCCACTGTCGTATCAACGAAGACCTTTATAACATTGCCAGTCGCGGAATTGAATACTCGATTCTTCCATGGCAAAAAGAACACGGGATGTCTTTTGTAGGGTATTCACCTTTTGGATCTGATGGTGGTCAATTTTTAAAGATTAAACCAATCATTCAACAAATGGCTAAAGATAAGGGCATTACTCCTTACCAGTTATTACTAGCTTGGGTAATTCGCAATCATGATTTGTTGAGCATCCCTAAAACAGCCTCAGTTGAGCATATGCAGAGTAATATCAAAGCTGTTGACGTTCAATTTACCACTGATGAATTACAGCTGTTAGATCAAAGTTATCCTAAGCCGACATCTGAAACGACTTTGGAAACTATTTAA
- a CDS encoding NupC/NupG family nucleoside CNT transporter, whose protein sequence is MYLLVNIIGLVVFLGIGFLFSKNKSEIRWRSIAVMVVLNLALAWFLTSFEVGRAIVSGAASGFNWLVQVAYVGIEFALPSFVHVKSMDFFTSALLPILLIVPLFDILTYIGVLPFIIKWIGKGLSLITGQPKFESFFAVEMMFLGNTEALAVSSLQLKQIKANRNVTLAMMSMSCVTASIIGSYIQMMPGQYVLTAIPINIINAIIVTSLLNPVTVTPEEDTIAKLNGQEDGGKKEPFFSFLGDSILGAGKLVLIIAANVIAFVALAALLDKILQLVNPWLTLEHILGIIMYPFAWLLGLGTHDSFQMAQYMGTKLVTNEFVVMGKVTGIIKDFDPHFKAVLTVFITSFANFSTLGMIIGCFKGIVSKEKNDIISKNVGYMLLSGILVSLLSAAFVGLFIW, encoded by the coding sequence ATGTATCTATTAGTCAATATAATAGGCTTAGTCGTATTTCTCGGTATTGGTTTTTTGTTTTCGAAAAACAAATCAGAAATACGTTGGAGATCCATTGCGGTGATGGTAGTTTTGAATCTTGCTTTAGCATGGTTTTTGACCAGTTTTGAAGTTGGACGAGCAATTGTTTCGGGGGCTGCCAGTGGCTTTAATTGGTTAGTACAAGTTGCTTATGTAGGAATCGAGTTTGCATTGCCTAGTTTCGTACATGTCAAGAGCATGGACTTCTTTACTAGTGCGCTGCTACCAATTCTGTTGATTGTTCCCTTGTTTGATATTTTGACTTACATTGGAGTTTTACCATTCATTATTAAGTGGATTGGTAAAGGCTTGTCTTTAATAACAGGTCAACCAAAATTTGAGTCATTCTTTGCAGTTGAGATGATGTTTTTGGGAAATACTGAGGCTCTAGCAGTTTCTAGTTTACAATTGAAACAGATCAAGGCTAATCGTAATGTGACCTTAGCGATGATGTCAATGAGTTGTGTAACGGCCTCAATTATTGGTTCATATATTCAAATGATGCCAGGGCAGTACGTTCTGACGGCTATTCCTATCAATATCATCAATGCTATTATTGTGACAAGTCTCTTGAATCCAGTCACAGTCACTCCTGAAGAGGATACAATTGCTAAATTGAATGGGCAAGAGGATGGCGGCAAGAAAGAACCATTCTTCTCATTTTTAGGCGATTCCATTTTGGGAGCTGGAAAGTTAGTTTTGATTATCGCCGCTAACGTTATTGCCTTTGTAGCCTTAGCAGCATTGTTGGATAAAATTTTACAATTGGTTAATCCTTGGTTAACTTTGGAACATATCTTGGGGATTATTATGTATCCATTTGCTTGGCTATTAGGCTTAGGTACCCACGATTCGTTCCAAATGGCTCAGTACATGGGAACTAAATTAGTTACCAATGAATTTGTAGTTATGGGAAAAGTTACCGGAATCATCAAGGATTTTGACCCACATTTTAAAGCTGTCTTGACAGTCTTCATTACTTCATTTGCAAACTTTTCGACCTTAGGAATGATCATTGGTTGTTTCAAAGGAATCGTTAGCAAAGAAAAGAATGACATTATTTCTAAAAATGTCGGCTACATGTTGCTTTCAGGTATTTTAGTATCGCTCTTATCCGCAGCTTTCGTAGGATTATTTATTTGGTAA
- the uhpT gene encoding hexose-6-phosphate:phosphate antiporter, with amino-acid sequence MMHFFDLKRPAKLGLSLDEQKHRWLREFLKSFLVVFFVYFCMYLIRNNLSAAQPLLVKKGFSTTALGWIGYGFSLAYGIGKTVLGYVVDGKNTKRFMSFLLILAAIMTLIIGVALLMNNAPVGLILVLWSLNGIFQSPGGSASLSTISRWTTTTTRGRYIGIWNISHEFGGAVAGVIALWGANHLFSGNVGGMFIFPAIIGLLVGFWGLFFGADDPQELGWDPSEVIFGENISKADQSAAKMNKWDIFKTFVMKSPWVWLLCIANVFVYVVRIGIVNWAPLYTVQQLHFTVAQGANTLLLFQLGGIIGSVVWGWFSDLLKGRRAVVSIICLALTAFVVLGYRYGTTPMMINTSLFFLGMLIYGPQLLIGVSVISFVPKNALNVSDGLTGTFAYIFGDLMAQVGFAAIADPKQNGLSILGMNLHGWNDTFIVFYIAVVLSIIILAIIAIGEEKRIRQQLATK; translated from the coding sequence ATGATGCATTTTTTTGACTTAAAACGACCAGCAAAACTTGGTCTGTCACTCGATGAACAAAAGCATCGTTGGCTTCGTGAATTTCTTAAGTCATTCTTGGTTGTTTTCTTCGTTTACTTTTGTATGTATTTAATTCGAAACAACCTTTCTGCTGCCCAACCTCTACTGGTTAAAAAAGGATTTTCAACTACCGCTTTAGGTTGGATCGGTTATGGATTTTCACTAGCCTATGGGATTGGTAAAACCGTCTTAGGCTATGTAGTTGATGGCAAAAACACTAAACGTTTTATGTCATTTCTTTTGATCTTAGCCGCTATTATGACTTTGATCATTGGTGTTGCCTTATTGATGAATAACGCACCAGTCGGTTTGATTCTAGTTCTCTGGTCATTGAACGGAATTTTTCAATCACCTGGTGGTTCAGCTTCATTGTCGACAATTTCACGTTGGACAACTACTACGACGAGAGGTCGCTACATTGGAATCTGGAATATTTCTCATGAATTCGGTGGCGCTGTAGCTGGCGTTATTGCTCTTTGGGGTGCTAATCATCTCTTTAGCGGCAATGTTGGCGGTATGTTTATTTTTCCTGCCATTATTGGTTTATTAGTCGGATTCTGGGGCTTGTTCTTTGGAGCCGATGATCCTCAAGAACTCGGTTGGGATCCGAGTGAAGTAATTTTTGGTGAAAACATTTCTAAAGCTGATCAATCAGCTGCCAAAATGAACAAATGGGATATCTTCAAAACTTTCGTTATGAAGAGTCCTTGGGTCTGGCTACTTTGTATCGCTAATGTATTTGTCTATGTCGTCAGAATTGGAATTGTCAATTGGGCTCCATTATATACAGTTCAACAACTTCATTTCACCGTTGCCCAAGGTGCCAATACACTCCTACTCTTCCAATTGGGAGGTATTATCGGTAGCGTTGTTTGGGGCTGGTTCTCCGATCTTTTGAAGGGACGTCGAGCGGTGGTTTCTATCATCTGTTTAGCTTTAACTGCCTTTGTCGTTTTAGGTTATCGTTATGGAACTACACCTATGATGATCAATACTTCTCTCTTCTTTTTGGGAATGTTGATCTACGGACCACAATTATTAATTGGTGTTTCAGTTATTAGTTTTGTTCCCAAGAATGCTTTAAATGTCTCTGATGGTTTAACTGGAACCTTTGCCTATATCTTTGGCGATCTAATGGCTCAAGTTGGCTTTGCGGCCATTGCCGATCCTAAGCAAAACGGTCTTTCTATTTTAGGTATGAATCTCCACGGTTGGAACGATACGTTTATCGTCTTCTATATTGCCGTAGTTTTGAGTATTATTATTCTAGCAATTATTGCCATTGGTGAGGAAAAACGGATTCGTCAACAATTGGCTACTAAATAA